The following are encoded in a window of Candidatus Omnitrophota bacterium genomic DNA:
- a CDS encoding YbhB/YbcL family Raf kinase inhibitor-like protein produces the protein MKITSPQFDNNGYIPAKFTCQGSDINPELVIEDIPEEAASLALIVDDPDAPMGTWVHWVVYDIPPTGKIEEDSVPGKQGHNDFDRYNYGGPCPPSGTHRYFFKVYALSKELGLEEGIDKEALEKAMKQHIIASSELVGLYKKN, from the coding sequence GTGAAGATAACAAGTCCCCAATTCGATAATAACGGATATATACCGGCAAAGTTCACCTGTCAGGGGAGTGACATAAATCCCGAACTGGTGATCGAGGATATTCCCGAGGAAGCCGCGAGCCTGGCCCTTATCGTGGATGACCCGGACGCTCCCATGGGAACGTGGGTCCACTGGGTGGTATACGATATACCGCCCACGGGTAAAATTGAAGAGGACAGCGTCCCGGGAAAACAGGGGCATAACGATTTCGACAGGTACAATTACGGAGGCCCTTGCCCGCCGTCGGGCACGCACCGGTATTTTTTCAAGGTTTACGCTCTCAGTAAGGAGCTGGGCCTTGAGGAAGGAATAGACAAAGAGGCTCTTGAAAAGGCGATGAAGCAACACATTATAGCCAGTTCCGAGCTCGTGGGCCTTTACAAGAAGAACTAA
- a CDS encoding DUF763 domain-containing protein: protein MRTGTARLPLHGGKAPRWLFDRMKLLAREISLAVCGEYGTEGYLEKISDPFWFQAFGCVLGFDWHSSGVTTTVCGALKAALEDAGKEVGLFVCGGKGATSRKTPSELESLAEKRLVDADPEKLVYASRMSAKVDNTAVQDGYQLYHHTFLVDRSGRWAVVQQGMNADSRWARRYHWLGSRVADFVCEPHSAVCCDQRNEALNMVDRKSARARTLTAELARRDPVKTVSEYKRIDSLRLSSRHHVTKRDIRPENLKKILLGSYRKVPANFEQLLGLRGVGPATIRALALISELVYGAKPSFRDPARFSFAHGGKDGHPYPVNRQVYDSSIDFLRRAVSKARIGSTDKMKAFKRLSRYG from the coding sequence GTGAGAACGGGCACCGCGCGTTTACCTCTTCACGGAGGAAAGGCCCCCAGATGGCTTTTCGACAGGATGAAGCTCCTGGCGAGGGAGATCAGTCTGGCCGTATGCGGTGAATACGGCACCGAAGGATATCTGGAGAAGATCTCCGATCCTTTCTGGTTCCAGGCTTTCGGATGCGTTCTCGGGTTCGACTGGCACTCTTCGGGAGTGACCACCACCGTTTGCGGCGCGCTGAAAGCCGCCCTTGAGGATGCCGGAAAGGAGGTCGGCCTTTTTGTCTGCGGAGGGAAGGGGGCCACCTCGAGAAAGACGCCCTCTGAACTGGAGTCCCTGGCCGAAAAGAGGCTGGTGGATGCCGATCCGGAAAAACTTGTTTATGCCAGCAGGATGTCCGCCAAGGTCGACAACACCGCCGTACAGGACGGCTATCAGCTTTACCACCACACCTTCCTGGTCGACCGTTCCGGAAGGTGGGCGGTAGTGCAGCAGGGCATGAACGCGGATAGCCGATGGGCGCGGCGATATCACTGGCTGGGCAGCCGGGTGGCCGACTTCGTGTGTGAGCCGCACAGCGCCGTCTGCTGCGATCAGAGGAACGAGGCGCTGAATATGGTCGACCGGAAAAGCGCCCGGGCAAGAACCCTTACCGCGGAGCTGGCGCGCCGGGACCCGGTAAAGACGGTCTCTGAATACAAGCGGATAGATTCGCTTAGACTTTCATCGAGGCATCACGTTACAAAGCGGGATATAAGGCCCGAGAACCTCAAGAAGATTCTTCTTGGCTCTTACCGGAAGGTCCCGGCTAACTTTGAGCAGCTGCTGGGGCTGCGCGGGGTTGGGCCGGCCACTATCCGGGCGTTAGCTCTGATCTCGGAGCTGGTATACGGCGCCAAGCCGAGTTTCCGCGATCCTGCCAGGTTCAGTTTCGCTCACGGGGGCAAGGACGGGCATCCCTATCCGGTGAACAGGCAGGTATATGACAGCTCAATAGACTTTTTGAGGCGCGCCGTTTCAAAGGCCCGTATAGGTTCTACCGATAAAATGAAGGCGTTCAAGAGGCTCAGCCGGTATGGATAA
- a CDS encoding oxidoreductase, whose amino-acid sequence MCSGNRDKNIYRPIETEVLDVVTESPAIKTVKLRPREELTFQTGQFIELTVPGVGEAPFTPSSSPAVKDTMDVTIMKVGKVTEKVHELKKGDIVGLRGPYGVGYPLDEYKDKEVLVFGGGVGLAPLRSLMFALLDRIDDFKKLYFRYGAKTPGDIIYKDLVREWSQRKDLDFRITVDKADEEWTGHVGLVTTILDDMDVDLETAIAVVCGPPIMMKFGTFKLLELGFKEHNIYLSMEKNMSCGLGKCGHCRIGTYYACKDGPVFSYDKIKDFHDIWQ is encoded by the coding sequence ATGTGTAGCGGTAACAGGGACAAGAACATATACAGGCCCATAGAAACGGAAGTTCTCGATGTGGTCACCGAGAGCCCGGCGATCAAGACCGTCAAGCTCAGGCCCAGGGAAGAGCTTACCTTCCAGACGGGACAGTTCATCGAGCTTACCGTGCCCGGCGTGGGGGAGGCTCCTTTTACGCCTTCTTCGTCCCCGGCGGTAAAGGATACGATGGATGTCACCATCATGAAGGTCGGCAAGGTCACCGAAAAGGTGCACGAGCTGAAAAAAGGCGATATAGTGGGACTGCGCGGACCTTACGGGGTTGGGTATCCGCTGGATGAGTACAAGGACAAGGAAGTGCTGGTTTTCGGCGGGGGAGTGGGGCTGGCTCCCCTGAGGAGCCTTATGTTCGCCCTTCTTGACAGGATAGACGATTTCAAAAAGTTGTATTTCCGTTACGGGGCGAAGACCCCCGGGGATATCATTTACAAGGACCTGGTCAGGGAATGGTCCCAAAGGAAGGACCTCGATTTCAGGATCACGGTCGACAAGGCCGACGAGGAATGGACCGGCCACGTGGGACTTGTTACCACGATACTCGATGACATGGACGTTGACCTTGAGACGGCGATAGCGGTCGTCTGCGGCCCTCCCATAATGATGAAGTTCGGTACTTTCAAGCTTCTGGAACTGGGGTTCAAGGAACATAACATATATCTTTCCATGGAAAAGAACATGTCCTGCGGCCTGGGCAAATGCGGGCACTGCAGGATAGGCACTTATTACGCGTGCAAGGACGGGCCGGTATTCAGTTACGATAAGATCAAGGATTTTCACGACATCTGGCAGTGA
- a CDS encoding arsenate reductase ArsC, whose protein sequence is MSKKKVLFICIHNSARSQMAEAFLDHLAGQSYQAESAGLEPGELNPLVVEVLKEDGIDISGKRTKSVHDIYRQGRSYDYVITVCSAQARQRCPVFPGRAEMMHWPFEDPSSFKGSRQEKLEKTRKIRDKIKKRIKEFIERPG, encoded by the coding sequence ATGTCAAAGAAGAAGGTGCTCTTTATTTGCATTCACAATTCGGCGAGAAGCCAGATGGCCGAAGCTTTTCTTGATCATCTGGCGGGGCAGAGCTACCAGGCGGAAAGCGCGGGTCTTGAGCCCGGTGAACTTAATCCCCTGGTCGTGGAGGTCCTCAAGGAGGATGGCATAGATATTTCGGGCAAGAGAACGAAAAGTGTCCACGATATCTACAGGCAGGGTAGAAGCTATGATTACGTTATTACCGTCTGTAGCGCACAGGCCCGGCAAAGATGCCCCGTCTTTCCCGGGAGGGCGGAGATGATGCACTGGCCTTTCGAGGATCCCTCTTCTTTTAAGGGGTCCCGTCAGGAGAAGCTCGAAAAGACCAGGAAGATCAGGGATAAGATCAAAAAAAGGATAAAAGAGTTCATCGAGCGTCCGGGATGA
- a CDS encoding acyl carrier protein: MILLLKSLKGRFTQKMKDRINKFITEHFLDGEGGLKNDESLFGSGIVDSLRLFELIAFIERSFRISVRMSEITLENFDSVDNIAKLVKKKLPRTGE, from the coding sequence ATGATATTATTATTGAAATCCCTGAAAGGACGTTTTACGCAAAAGATGAAGGACAGGATAAATAAATTCATCACGGAACATTTCCTTGATGGCGAAGGCGGCCTCAAGAACGACGAATCCCTGTTCGGTTCGGGTATCGTGGATTCACTGAGGCTTTTTGAACTTATAGCTTTCATCGAAAGATCGTTCAGGATCTCGGTTAGGATGAGCGAGATAACCCTGGAGAACTTTGATTCGGTGGATAATATAGCAAAGCTGGTAAAGAAGAAGCTTCCCAGAACAGGCGAATGA
- a CDS encoding cupin fold metalloprotein, WbuC family — protein sequence MKKITRDLTGEVLDKAKKASRKRCNYNFHSDHSDPINRMLNAVEPEAYFPPHKHEDPPKREVFIILKGRALFLEFTDKGDLADHVLLDPVKGAYGVEVAPAKWHSLIPLESSVLYEIKDGPYEEHRDKIFADWAPRENGPGINEYVNRIKKEVLGEDNKSPIR from the coding sequence ATGAAAAAGATAACGAGGGACCTTACCGGAGAAGTCCTGGATAAAGCGAAAAAAGCAAGCAGGAAAAGGTGTAATTATAATTTTCATTCCGACCACTCCGATCCCATTAACAGGATGCTTAACGCGGTGGAACCCGAGGCGTATTTCCCCCCGCACAAGCATGAAGATCCCCCCAAGCGTGAGGTCTTTATCATCCTCAAGGGGAGGGCGCTATTCCTTGAGTTCACGGATAAAGGTGACCTCGCCGATCATGTTCTGCTCGATCCGGTAAAAGGCGCCTACGGCGTCGAGGTAGCCCCGGCGAAGTGGCATTCGCTCATACCCCTTGAAAGCTCCGTTCTCTACGAGATAAAGGACGGGCCGTATGAAGAGCACCGGGATAAGATATTCGCCGACTGGGCTCCGCGTGAAAACGGCCCGGGAATAAATGAATACGTCAACAGGATAAAAAAGGAGGTGTTAGGTGAAGATAACAAGTCCCCAATTCGATAA
- a CDS encoding CPBP family intramembrane metalloprotease, with the protein MECPYCGKTISDTAIRCRYCKKILEGYAKEKDSLPAEVASSFLRVLKKILFKGRDRKGCPWNMLDVLALTVLVVLFAANDPFHIGSSIVGFVRAHVGIVTKDPKLLYYISTYINTLILKGASLVFLVVLVNSRNVSFWDSVVARKPNPELWEAWLPLYIGISILIREVNMTNPLVPNLPFNSVFPEARLAGNVVIVLAVLFVAPFVEEVVFRGFLYPAFNKYMGIFPSVVLTSVVFTFAHYSQVRESYTFMVALFSLSIIITYVRAKTGSTWIAIIMHHVYNLVTVGMGFLDYFLLKY; encoded by the coding sequence ATGGAATGTCCTTATTGCGGCAAGACCATATCCGATACTGCCATAAGATGCAGGTACTGTAAAAAGATTCTTGAAGGTTACGCTAAAGAAAAGGATTCCCTTCCAGCAGAAGTGGCCAGTTCTTTTCTGAGAGTGCTTAAAAAAATCCTCTTCAAGGGCAGAGACAGGAAGGGATGTCCCTGGAATATGCTTGACGTACTGGCGCTTACGGTCCTTGTAGTGCTTTTTGCCGCGAACGACCCTTTTCACATAGGTTCGAGCATAGTGGGGTTCGTTAGGGCCCACGTCGGGATCGTTACAAAGGATCCCAAGCTCCTGTATTACATCAGTACTTATATAAATACCCTGATCCTCAAGGGCGCCAGCCTTGTCTTCCTGGTGGTACTTGTCAATTCGCGCAACGTCTCTTTCTGGGATTCGGTCGTAGCGCGCAAGCCCAACCCGGAGCTTTGGGAAGCGTGGCTTCCGCTATATATAGGTATATCCATACTCATCCGGGAGGTCAACATGACCAACCCGCTTGTGCCGAACCTTCCGTTCAACTCGGTGTTCCCGGAGGCGCGTCTTGCCGGGAACGTGGTCATTGTCCTTGCGGTGCTTTTCGTGGCGCCCTTCGTAGAGGAAGTCGTCTTCAGGGGGTTTCTGTACCCGGCTTTCAACAAGTACATGGGCATTTTCCCCTCGGTGGTGCTCACTTCGGTGGTATTTACCTTCGCTCATTATTCCCAGGTCAGGGAAAGTTATACTTTTATGGTAGCTTTGTTCTCGCTTAGTATTATAATAACATATGTGAGGGCGAAAACCGGCTCGACCTGGATCGCCATCATAATGCATCACGTGTACAACCTGGTCACCGTGGGAATGGGGTTTTTGGATTACTTTTTACTGAAATATTGA
- a CDS encoding response regulator, producing MSVGKSVDILLVEDNPNDAELIARALEKHKFIKKVHVVESGEEALDFLFARGKFEKRKREPAVKLVFLDLNLPGMSGIDVLKEMRADDSTRNMPVVVLTVSKEEGDMLDSYSLDVSRYIVKPASFDRFAEELSELALYWLLFDQLPD from the coding sequence ATGTCTGTAGGTAAATCGGTTGACATACTACTGGTCGAGGATAATCCGAACGACGCCGAGCTTATAGCGAGGGCTCTTGAAAAACACAAGTTCATAAAGAAGGTGCATGTCGTTGAGTCGGGTGAGGAGGCCCTTGACTTTCTTTTCGCGCGGGGCAAGTTCGAGAAGAGAAAAAGAGAACCTGCCGTCAAACTGGTTTTTCTGGACCTCAACCTGCCCGGGATGAGCGGTATCGACGTCTTGAAGGAAATGAGGGCGGACGACAGTACGCGCAATATGCCCGTCGTTGTTCTTACCGTTTCCAAGGAAGAAGGGGACATGCTTGACAGCTACAGTCTAGATGTCAGCAGGTACATAGTCAAGCCCGCGAGTTTCGACAGGTTCGCGGAAGAGCTCTCGGAACTGGCCCTTTACTGGCTTCTTTTTGACCAGTTGCCGGATTGA
- a CDS encoding 4Fe-4S ferredoxin, producing the protein MDTSAKQVYHGEINTEPKKGKDKRLFIDLDVCASGECQDCQIKCSYLYHRQTGNNGIISVAELATYALVCRRCEEPHCVASCPTDALEQQMEKDKFLIRHNLRCISCRSCSHACPYGVIYPELVPLLVHNCDFCLDRRSDEEEPLCIKTCPYGALSLKEGDVELDENTFLVGNNIIVHSTHWDWEKA; encoded by the coding sequence ATGGATACAAGCGCAAAACAGGTATATCACGGTGAAATAAACACCGAGCCGAAAAAGGGCAAGGACAAGAGGCTCTTTATCGACCTGGACGTGTGCGCCTCCGGGGAATGCCAGGACTGCCAGATAAAATGCAGCTATCTTTACCACAGGCAGACGGGCAATAACGGCATTATCTCTGTGGCGGAACTTGCCACTTACGCTCTGGTATGCCGCCGGTGCGAGGAGCCTCATTGCGTGGCCTCATGCCCCACCGATGCGCTCGAGCAGCAGATGGAAAAGGACAAGTTCCTTATCAGGCATAACTTAAGGTGTATAAGCTGCAGGTCCTGTTCGCATGCCTGCCCGTACGGGGTTATATATCCGGAGCTGGTGCCCCTTCTTGTGCACAACTGTGATTTCTGCCTGGACAGGCGCAGTGACGAGGAAGAACCCCTTTGCATAAAGACCTGCCCCTACGGGGCGCTGAGCCTTAAAGAAGGCGATGTTGAACTTGACGAGAACACTTTTCTGGTGGGGAATAATATCATCGTCCATTCGACACACTGGGATTGGGAGAAAGCGTGA
- a CDS encoding tetratricopeptide repeat protein, with product MSRRSSFHILTVIIISSLLAGAVSVRGQESASGTLGRIARSMTELGNYRQAAEELKPMLESSPDDAELHMTLAIAYYGLMEYEKAREHFTRAEELGPGSENIELVDYTLRVIYNNREVLADIERSKELLASESGPRELIIERMAAGHLSVLDRIVSREYYFPSVIMAHIIWLKRNIEYLPGIHTLSADIYYSGMFYEQAIEDYKKAIEEEPDNARLYRSLADSYVATGGFDEAQEHYRKALELLRREGSKSSLKEADRIERIKKALPRRYQDIAELIRLGRYQEAEEVCRRRISLNPADYAAITQMGQIYWKRGQRRTAIKLFRKAIRIAPDYPTAHLYLGKAYFFERKMKKGIAQFDIFREKMELLPDTDEDTQDFYISALNYIAYMYATSKDYDGAMDQYTRILEIDPEHQDAHYNIALCYYAGEHNRSRAYSYLKKAIELDSDSATARRAKYFIDYIRRNPDPRVVADLTFIYEE from the coding sequence ATGTCTAGAAGATCATCCTTTCATATTCTGACGGTTATCATCATCTCTTCTCTTTTGGCAGGTGCGGTATCTGTGAGGGGCCAGGAGAGCGCATCCGGGACGCTCGGCCGCATAGCCAGATCCATGACAGAGCTGGGTAATTACCGTCAGGCCGCGGAGGAACTTAAGCCTATGCTCGAAAGCTCTCCGGATGACGCCGAGCTTCACATGACCCTGGCGATAGCCTATTACGGTCTCATGGAGTATGAGAAGGCGCGCGAGCACTTCACTAGGGCAGAAGAACTGGGCCCGGGAAGCGAGAATATCGAACTGGTGGATTATACCCTCCGGGTCATTTACAACAATAGAGAAGTGTTAGCCGATATAGAAAGGTCCAAAGAGCTTCTTGCCTCGGAAAGCGGCCCGCGGGAACTCATAATCGAGCGGATGGCTGCGGGCCACCTGAGCGTGCTTGACAGGATAGTCTCCCGTGAGTATTATTTCCCCTCGGTCATCATGGCACATATAATATGGCTGAAGAGGAACATAGAATATCTTCCCGGGATCCATACGCTTTCGGCGGATATATACTATTCGGGGATGTTCTACGAACAGGCCATAGAGGATTACAAGAAGGCGATAGAGGAAGAGCCGGATAACGCGCGGCTTTACAGGAGTCTGGCGGACAGTTACGTCGCAACGGGTGGTTTCGACGAGGCCCAGGAACATTACCGTAAAGCCCTGGAACTGTTGAGGCGCGAAGGCAGTAAATCTTCCCTTAAGGAGGCCGACCGGATTGAGAGGATCAAAAAGGCCCTTCCCAGAAGATACCAGGATATTGCCGAGCTCATACGCCTGGGTCGTTATCAGGAGGCCGAGGAGGTATGCCGACGAAGGATTTCCCTTAACCCGGCTGATTACGCCGCGATCACCCAGATGGGTCAGATCTACTGGAAAAGGGGACAGAGAAGGACCGCGATAAAACTCTTCCGCAAGGCCATACGTATCGCGCCGGATTATCCCACCGCTCATTTATACCTGGGAAAAGCATATTTTTTCGAACGCAAAATGAAAAAGGGCATAGCCCAGTTCGATATATTCAGGGAAAAGATGGAACTGTTGCCCGATACTGACGAGGATACACAGGATTTTTATATCTCGGCGTTGAATTATATCGCCTATATGTACGCGACTTCCAAGGACTATGACGGAGCGATGGACCAGTACACCAGGATCCTCGAGATCGATCCCGAGCACCAGGACGCCCACTACAATATTGCGCTTTGCTATTACGCGGGAGAACATAACCGTTCCAGGGCGTATTCTTATCTCAAAAAGGCGATAGAGCTGGATTCCGATTCAGCTACAGCCAGGCGGGCGAAGTATTTCATCGATTACATAAGAAGGAACCCCGACCCGAGGGTTGTCGCGGATCTTACTTTCATTTACGAGGAATGA
- a CDS encoding redox-sensing transcriptional repressor Rex, whose translation MADKKIPEGTISRLFVYFREISKLVDLKIRTISSAELGERTNLSDAQVRRDLGYFGQFGVSGSGYDTAELKEALEKILGKDKTWNVAVVGAGRLGQALMSYSGFKEHGLEVVAAFDASSRKVGREIGGIKIKPVDELPKVVSNKRISIGIIAVPAENAQEVADKLNSAGVKCLLNFAPVSLNVPEDVKVKDVDLSRELETLSYFLAR comes from the coding sequence ATGGCTGACAAGAAGATACCAGAAGGGACCATATCCCGCTTATTCGTTTATTTCAGGGAGATATCAAAGCTCGTCGATCTCAAGATAAGGACCATATCCTCGGCGGAGCTCGGGGAGCGGACCAACCTGAGCGACGCGCAGGTAAGAAGGGATTTGGGGTATTTCGGCCAGTTCGGTGTCAGTGGTTCCGGATACGATACCGCCGAGCTTAAAGAAGCTCTGGAGAAGATACTCGGCAAGGACAAGACGTGGAATGTGGCGGTGGTAGGCGCCGGGAGACTGGGGCAGGCGCTCATGTCGTATTCGGGCTTCAAGGAGCACGGTCTTGAAGTGGTGGCGGCCTTTGACGCCAGTTCCCGCAAGGTCGGCAGGGAGATAGGCGGTATAAAGATAAAACCTGTTGACGAACTGCCCAAAGTGGTCTCTAATAAGAGAATATCGATCGGTATCATCGCCGTCCCGGCCGAGAACGCGCAGGAAGTCGCCGATAAACTGAACAGCGCCGGCGTCAAGTGCCTGCTGAATTTCGCGCCGGTAAGCCTTAACGTGCCCGAGGACGTTAAGGTCAAGGACGTTGATCTTTCGAGGGAACTTGAGACATTATCTTATTTCCTGGCGAGGTAG
- a CDS encoding amino acid permease yields MQKESQLKRELGLLDVFCIASGAMISSGLFVLPGLAHALAGPAVTISYMLASLLAMAGMLSQAELVSAMPRAGGTYFYVTRSMGPALGTINGLLTWLSISLKSSFALVGMAAFTTLVVDWDPRFIALGFCLIFLLINFIGIKEAGRVQISIVAVLLILLVIYIVKGVPAIEKANFRPFAPHGMTAIFSTAGFVFVSYGGLLKIGSIAEEVKNPARTVPLGMIISLVSVSVLYIITVFVTSGVLSNEQLNRSLTPISDGAFVFMGEWGKVALGVAAILAFVSTANAGIMSASRYPLALSRDHLLPEVFGRINPRFKTPGFAILVTGIIMISALFLDLYVLVEVASTVLILTFMFSCLCVIIMRESKVQNYQPKFLSPLYPWAQLVGIFGCWLLVVNMGKEALFIGSLLFACGLTVFWFYGRLRVNRDFALLHLIERITPRELVDVSLERELREIILERDEVVKDRFDRIIEKSDVLDISGSVTMYDFFKLAAEKLSPKIDVPSSHLVELLLERERQSSTVLSPGLAIPHIIIEGAEKFCILVARCREGIIFPGKDRKVHIVFVIAGTKDERNFHLRALSAIAQIVQDPKFEQRWMKARDTEVLRDLILTGKRKRHD; encoded by the coding sequence ATGCAGAAAGAATCACAACTGAAAAGAGAGCTGGGCCTCTTGGACGTCTTTTGTATTGCTTCCGGGGCCATGATAAGCTCCGGTCTTTTCGTGCTGCCGGGTCTGGCGCATGCTCTGGCGGGGCCGGCGGTAACAATATCCTATATGCTCGCAAGTTTACTCGCCATGGCTGGCATGCTAAGCCAGGCGGAGCTGGTATCGGCGATGCCCCGCGCCGGAGGGACCTATTTTTATGTTACGCGCAGTATGGGTCCCGCGCTTGGAACGATCAACGGGCTGCTTACCTGGCTCTCTATTTCCCTGAAAAGCTCTTTCGCCCTTGTGGGCATGGCAGCATTCACCACTCTGGTGGTCGACTGGGACCCCAGGTTCATCGCTCTTGGGTTCTGCCTGATTTTTCTTTTGATCAACTTCATCGGTATCAAGGAAGCGGGAAGGGTGCAGATATCCATTGTTGCCGTGCTTCTTATACTGCTGGTCATATACATAGTCAAAGGCGTGCCCGCTATAGAAAAAGCGAATTTTCGACCCTTCGCTCCCCATGGGATGACCGCGATATTCTCGACCGCGGGTTTCGTGTTCGTTTCCTACGGGGGTCTTCTCAAGATAGGCAGTATAGCCGAGGAAGTGAAGAACCCGGCAAGGACCGTCCCCCTGGGGATGATAATATCCCTGGTTTCGGTGAGCGTGCTTTATATCATAACCGTCTTTGTGACTTCGGGCGTCTTGAGCAACGAACAGCTGAACAGGTCCCTTACCCCCATATCTGACGGTGCGTTTGTTTTTATGGGTGAGTGGGGGAAGGTGGCTCTCGGGGTGGCCGCTATCCTCGCTTTCGTATCGACCGCGAACGCGGGTATAATGTCCGCTTCAAGATATCCCCTGGCGCTGAGCCGCGATCACCTTCTGCCGGAAGTGTTCGGCCGGATCAACCCCAGGTTCAAGACCCCCGGTTTCGCTATACTGGTCACCGGGATCATTATGATAAGCGCGTTATTCCTGGACCTTTATGTGCTGGTGGAAGTGGCATCCACGGTGCTTATACTTACCTTCATGTTCTCGTGCCTCTGCGTTATCATCATGCGCGAGAGCAAGGTCCAGAACTATCAACCAAAGTTCCTTTCGCCGCTTTATCCGTGGGCCCAGCTTGTGGGCATATTCGGATGCTGGCTACTGGTCGTTAACATGGGGAAAGAGGCGCTCTTCATAGGATCGCTCCTTTTCGCCTGCGGCCTTACTGTCTTCTGGTTCTACGGCAGGCTCAGGGTGAACAGGGATTTCGCCCTGCTTCACCTTATAGAGAGAATAACGCCACGGGAACTTGTGGACGTATCTCTTGAGAGGGAACTCAGGGAGATCATCCTTGAAAGAGACGAAGTCGTAAAAGACAGGTTCGACAGGATCATAGAAAAAAGCGATGTTCTTGACATATCCGGGTCCGTGACCATGTACGATTTTTTTAAACTGGCGGCGGAAAAACTTTCCCCGAAGATAGATGTCCCTTCCTCGCATCTGGTGGAACTTCTCCTGGAAAGGGAAAGGCAGAGCAGTACCGTGTTGAGCCCGGGCCTGGCGATACCGCATATAATCATTGAGGGCGCAGAGAAGTTCTGCATATTGGTTGCTCGTTGCAGGGAAGGCATAATATTCCCCGGTAAGGACAGAAAGGTCCATATCGTGTTCGTGATAGCCGGCACGAAGGACGAGCGCAACTTCCACCTGAGGGCTCTTTCGGCAATAGCGCAGATAGTGCAGGATCCCAAGTTCGAGCAACGCTGGATGAAAGCCAGGGACACAGAGGTCCTTCGCGACCTTATTCTCACCGGGAAACGCAAGCGCCACGATTAA